ACGCGGACTTTGGGGTCCACATCTTCGGCCCGAACCGGGCGGAGCAGTTTATGGCCGTATGCGACCTGGAGTCGCAGAAAGCCAGAGCGCTGCTCGGCCGGGGACGGATCGGGATTGGATGGGTAGCTTGCCGCGTCCGACCACGACTGACGGTGACGAAATGCCACAAGTGCCTGGGATACGGGCACACTAAggcaaaatgtaaaaatacagACCGGACGAAGTGCTGCAGGAAATGTGGCGAGACAGGACATTACGCCACGGACTGTAAGAACAGACCGGCCTGCCCACTGTGCGCCGAGGCGGGACACGGCGATGCGGCGCACCCCGCGGGCTCCGGGAGGTGCGCGGTGTACCGGGTTGCGCTGGAGGAGTGCAAGAAGCAGGCCGGAAGACGGACAGGATAGTTCAGGGCAACCTAAACCGCAGTAGGACAGCAGACATGCTACTACCACAGATAGCAGACGAACAAGTCGCCGACATTCTGATCCTGTGCGAGTCGTACAGGGTGCGACAAACGCAGGATTGGATTACGAACGAGACCAAGACAGCGGCTATCTGGGTAAGGGACGCTGCCCGAGCCCGGATAACCGCTCGTGGCGTCGGGGAGGACTACGTCTGGGCTAGGGTGGGCGCTGTCACTTACGTCAGCGTCTACCTGACCCCAAACTGCGCTGCGGCGGAGTTCCGGGCGAAGGTTGCGCTCCTCGAGGACGGACTCAGGGACCTGCCCGGGGACCTCGTGGTCGCGGGGGACCTCAACTCGAGGGCGGTCGAGTGGGGCATGACGGCAACGAACAGACGCGGACGGCTGCTGCTGGAGATGGCCGCAAGGCTGGACCTAGTGGTGGCAAATACAGGAGACGTACCAACGTACAGACGGCCGGGATTTGGAGACTCCATCCCGGACGTAACGATGACGATGGATAGAACTCTGCCACGGATAAGGCAGTGGCGGGTGCTCGATGGCTACACGGCCAACGATCATCAGTACATCACCTTCGAAGTGGCAGGAGAGACAAggacgacacggacgaggacccGGCACCCCCCGCGGTGAAACGTAGACAAACTCGACGTACTGAAGTTCTCGGCGGAGCTGGCGGCAGCGCCGGCCCCAACTACCGACGTCCCCCCAGAGCTGACTGGCCGGCAAAGGGCGGAAAGAATAGCGGACATGACGGCTAAACTGACGACGCGGCTGTGCGACAGCACAATGCCAAAACGACGGTACGGACGTAACAGACCACCACAATACTGGTGGACGGACGAGATAGCCGAGCTGCGGAAGAGTTGCCTCGCAAAACGACGACGGGTTACGAGGGCTGGAGGGAGACCCGAAAGGGAAACCCTTCAGGCCGAGTACTAGACTGAACGAAAACGACTGACGTACGCCATCAGAGACAGCAAGACGCGATGCTGGAAGAAGCTCTGCGAGGAGGTGGACCGTGACCCCTGGGGTGCCGGTTACAAGATTGTGACCGAGAGGCTGGGGGCCCGGATCCCGCCAGAACTCAAGGATGCTGAAACCGCACGACGGATCGTCGACGGACTGTACCCGACGCACCCGACGCGTACGGACGCGacgaacgacgacgagacggCGGCGCCCCCCGTCTTCACCGCCGAGGAGCTCGTCGGAGCGACCAAAGCAATGAAGAGGGGTAAGGCGCCAGGACCGGACGGGGTACCGGCGGAGGTTCTTCggctgatggcgagcctgaggcCGGAGATACTTCTCGACCTCTACAACACGTGCCTTACGACAGGGACATTCAGCGTCCGGTGGAAGGTGGCGAGGTTGGTCCTTATCCCAAAGGGTGAGGGTGACCCCAGCACGCCGTCGGCTTACCGGCCGCTGAGCTTACTGGACACGACAGGGAAACTGTACGAACAGCTTCTGTGACCAAGACTTACGGACGCGATATAGGACGGCGGAGGCCTCTCTGACCAGCAGTACGGCTTTCGG
This is a stretch of genomic DNA from Neodiprion fabricii isolate iyNeoFabr1 chromosome 2, iyNeoFabr1.1, whole genome shotgun sequence. It encodes these proteins:
- the LOC124175588 gene encoding uncharacterized protein LOC124175588, giving the protein MLLPQIADEQVADILILCESYRVRQTQDWITNETKTAAIWVRDAARARITARGVGEDYVWARVGAVTYVSVYLTPNCAAAEFRAKVALLEDGLRDLPGDLVVAGDLNSRAVEWGMTATNRRGRLLLEMAARLDLVVANTGDVPTYRRPGFGDSIPDVTMTMDRTLPRIRQWRVLDGYTANDHQYITFEVAGETRTTRTRTRHPPR